Proteins encoded within one genomic window of Agelaius phoeniceus isolate bAgePho1 chromosome Z, bAgePho1.hap1, whole genome shotgun sequence:
- the LOC129132757 gene encoding RNA-binding E3 ubiquitin-protein ligase MEX3C-like, whose product MPSGAADANETAEPALLLLQQRLQGLGFSQSAAEEEEEEEDDDDDGGEAELREDEDDEAASLLLPRALDVTGGRGMMAAMLAQAYGDGGAVGGEQAALLRRRSVNTTECVAVPSSEHVAEIVGRQGCKIKALRAKTNTYIKTPVRGEEPVFVVTGRREDVAAAKREILSAAEHFSLIRAWRGRAAGPGCAPALPGQSTVQVRVPYRVVGLVVGPKGATIKRIQQQTHTYIVTPSRDKEPVFEVTGMPENVERAREEIEMHIALRTGAFPELGRDGDFRANGTDVGFEGGPAWPGARPAPRARATMASGYRNDSSSSLGSGSSDSYFSGGRLADFSPGSPFGAGGFWAGEALPAAGAEEPALDSPAYEPLPAPSPTVWAPLEPAAAPPGPGTEAAGGSRAPLGGSRPPTPRLSPAFPEALEQPLARRAHGSAPGPPPGLPVCIPAFSTGTDSYSSSNGGSASSSPPECRRRHDCVLCLDGQATAALVPCGHNLFCPQCAARICARDAPACPVCQAAVTQAIQIHS is encoded by the exons ATGCCCAGCGGAGCCGCCGATGCCAACGAAACGGCCGAGCcggcgctgctcctcctccagcagcgcCTGCAAGGCCTCGGCTTCTCCCAATCAGCCgcggaggaagaggaggaagaggaagatgatgatgatgatggcgGCGAGGCGGAGCTGAGGGAGGATGAAGACGACGAAGCCGCCTCGTTGTTGTTGCCGCGCGCTTTGGATGTTACGGGAGGCCGGGGGATGATGGCGGCCATGCTGGCGCAGGCCTACGGTGATGGCGGAGCTGTGGGAGGAGAACAGGCGGCGCTGCTGAGGAGGAGAAGCGTCAACACCACCGAGTGCGTGGCCGTGCCCAGCTCCGAGCATGTGGCCGAGATCGTGGGGCGCCAGG GCTGCAAGATCAAGGCGCTGCGGGCCAAGACCAACACGTACATCAAGACGCCGGTGCGCGGCGAGGAGCCGGTGTTCGTGGTGACGGGGCGCAGGGAGGACGTGGCCGCGGCCAAGCGCGAGATCCTGTCGGCGGCCGAGCACTTCTCGCTGATCCGGGCGTGGCGCGGCagggccgcggggccgggctgcgCGCCCGCGCTGCCGGGGCAGAGCACGGTGCAGGTGCGGGTGCCGTACCGCGTGGTGGGGCTGGTGGTGGGCCCCAAGGGCGCCACCATCAAGCGCATCCAGCAGCAGACGCACACGTACATCGTGACGCCCAGCCGCGACAAGGAGCCCGTGTTCGAGGTGACGGGCATGCCCGAGAACGTGGAGCGGGCGCGCGAGGAGATCGAGATGCACATCGCCCTGCGCACCGGCGCCTTCCCGGAGCTCGGCCGCGACGGCGACTTCCGCGCCAACGGCACCGATGTCGGCTTCGAGGGCGGCCCCGCCTGGCCcggcgcccgccccgcgccccgcgcCCGCGCCACGATGGCCTCCGGCTACCGCAACGACAGCTCCAGCTCGCTGGGCAGCGGCTCCAGCGACTCCTACTTCAGCGGCGGCCGCCTGGCCGACttcagccccggcagcccctTCGGCGCGGGCGGCTTCTGGGCCGGGGAGGCGCTGCCGGCCGCGGGCGCCGAGGAGCCGGCGCTGGACTCCCCCGCCTACGAGCCCCTGCCCGCGCCCTCCCCGACCGTATGGGCGCCCTTGGagcccgcggccgccccgcccggcccgggcaccGAGGCCGCGGGCGGCTCCAGGGCCCCGCTCGGCGGCAGCCGCCCCCCCACGCCCCGCCTGTCGCCCGCCTTCCCcgaggctctggagcagccgCTGGCCAGGCGGGCCCACGGCAGCGCCCCGGGCCCCCCGCCCGGGCTGCCCGTCTGCATCCCCGCCTTCTCCACCGGCACCGACAGCTACTCCTCGTCCAACGGCGGCTCCGCGTCCAGCTCGCCCCCCGAGTGCCGCCGCAGGCACGACTGCGTCCTCTGCTTGGACGGCCAGGCCACGGCCGCCCTCGTGCCCTGCGGCCACAACCTGTTCTGCCCGCAGTGCGCCGCCCGCATCTGCGCCAGGGACGCGCCCGCCTGCCCCGTGTGCCAGGCCGCCGTCACCCAGGCCATCCAGATCCACTCCTGa